A portion of the Pedobacter cryoconitis genome contains these proteins:
- the rocF gene encoding arginase, with protein sequence MTKSLKIIEVKSELGAGTRGASLGVDAIKIAALDFGSRFFKKHKSVEVPNENHLLLENTGSPFAKRISGILTMVERVADEVTETLGRNEFPIVLAGDHSTAAGTITGIKKAFPKSKLGVIWIDAHSDMHSPYTTPSGNMHGMPLAMVLDEDNLDAKVNELDQETLNYWYQLKNVGKIAPKISYSDLVLISARDMEKPEENLLKKNKVKLYTTAEVRKRGVERIVIETMQYLDQCDLIYVSFDVDSMDPTASRGTGTPVAQGLTEREAGGLMSRFLAYQKVCCFEIVEVNPTLDRENQMAEHAFEILIKATNAFRNE encoded by the coding sequence ATGACGAAGAGCTTAAAGATTATAGAAGTTAAGTCGGAGTTGGGCGCAGGTACACGTGGTGCCAGCCTGGGCGTTGACGCGATTAAGATTGCCGCCCTGGATTTTGGGAGTAGATTTTTTAAAAAACATAAGTCGGTTGAGGTCCCGAATGAGAACCATTTATTGCTTGAAAATACGGGTAGTCCATTCGCCAAGCGGATTTCTGGCATTTTAACGATGGTAGAAAGAGTTGCGGACGAAGTAACTGAAACGTTAGGCAGAAATGAATTCCCGATTGTGCTGGCAGGTGACCACAGTACCGCTGCGGGAACGATCACAGGAATAAAAAAAGCTTTTCCTAAATCAAAATTAGGGGTAATTTGGATCGATGCACACTCAGATATGCACTCTCCTTACACTACTCCGTCTGGAAATATGCACGGAATGCCGCTTGCAATGGTACTTGATGAGGACAATCTTGATGCTAAAGTTAATGAACTTGACCAGGAAACTCTTAATTACTGGTATCAATTAAAAAACGTCGGTAAAATTGCACCGAAGATTAGTTATAGCGATCTTGTGCTGATTTCTGCGCGGGATATGGAGAAACCGGAAGAGAATTTACTGAAGAAAAATAAGGTAAAGCTTTACACCACTGCTGAAGTCCGGAAAAGAGGGGTAGAAAGAATCGTCATTGAAACCATGCAATATCTGGATCAGTGCGATTTGATTTATGTATCATTTGATGTGGACTCTATGGACCCGACTGCTTCAAGAGGTACCGGAACTCCCGTAGCTCAGGGGCTTACTGAGCGTGAGGCTGGTGGACTGATGTCCAGATTCCTTGCTTATCAAAAGGTATGTTGTTTTGAGATAGTAGAAGTTAACCCGACCCTTGACAGGGAGAATCAAATGGCTGAGCATGCATTTGAAATTTTAATTAAGGCAACGAATGCCTTTAGAAACGAATAG
- a CDS encoding arginine decarboxylase, translating into MQSYSEFLDLSVGFPQEGYSVIDDELYFQDLNLMEMIETYGTPLRFTYLPMITKKIQQAKLLFQTAIIKNNYRGDYKYCYCTKSSHFRHIVEEALKNGIHLETSSAFDMPMIEALEKKGALTKDITVICNGFKTYQYKQYIIDMLHDGYKNIIPVLDNKEEFNLFDDEVELETPCNLGIRIAAEEQPDSQFYTSRLGVRMEDVIEFYNNKISANPNFRVKLLHFFINSGITDSPYYWNELEKYVTLYCKFKKINPELDTLDIGGGMPFKDSLVFDFDYEYMVNEIVKRIKEICAEHDVVEPDIITEFGKYTVAEASGILYKVLGRKQQNDREKWLMLDGSFITNLPDVWALNQKYILLPINNWDAEYERVNLGGITCDGQDYYNQEAHMNSVFMPKTRKVQYLGFFNTGAYQEVLSGYGGIHHCLLPSPKHVIIRRNRDETFNFEVFGEEQNSKQVLKILGYT; encoded by the coding sequence ATGCAGAGTTACTCCGAATTTCTTGATCTAAGTGTAGGTTTTCCTCAAGAAGGATACAGTGTCATCGATGACGAACTATACTTTCAGGATCTGAATTTAATGGAAATGATTGAGACTTATGGTACGCCATTACGTTTCACTTATCTTCCGATGATCACTAAAAAAATCCAACAGGCGAAACTGTTGTTTCAGACCGCGATCATCAAGAACAATTACCGTGGAGATTATAAGTATTGCTATTGCACAAAAAGTTCACACTTCAGACACATCGTTGAAGAGGCTTTAAAAAATGGCATCCACTTAGAGACCTCGTCCGCGTTCGATATGCCGATGATTGAGGCCCTTGAGAAAAAAGGCGCCCTTACCAAAGACATTACCGTTATCTGTAACGGTTTTAAAACTTATCAGTATAAACAATATATCATTGATATGTTGCATGATGGGTACAAAAACATCATCCCTGTATTAGACAACAAAGAGGAATTTAACCTTTTTGATGACGAAGTAGAGTTGGAAACACCTTGTAATTTAGGTATCCGTATTGCGGCAGAAGAGCAGCCGGACTCACAATTCTATACTTCACGTTTAGGCGTACGTATGGAAGATGTAATTGAGTTCTATAACAACAAAATCTCTGCTAACCCTAACTTCAGGGTTAAATTACTGCATTTCTTCATCAATTCAGGAATCACGGATTCTCCGTATTACTGGAATGAACTGGAGAAATATGTAACCTTATACTGTAAATTCAAGAAAATTAATCCTGAGCTGGATACTTTAGACATTGGTGGTGGTATGCCATTCAAAGATTCTCTGGTATTTGATTTTGATTATGAATATATGGTGAACGAAATCGTTAAACGTATCAAAGAAATTTGTGCAGAACATGATGTAGTAGAACCAGATATCATTACTGAATTCGGTAAATACACAGTAGCAGAAGCTTCCGGTATCCTGTACAAAGTATTGGGACGTAAACAACAAAATGACCGTGAAAAATGGTTAATGCTGGATGGTTCTTTCATTACGAACCTTCCTGATGTATGGGCTTTAAACCAAAAATACATCCTTTTACCAATCAACAACTGGGATGCTGAGTACGAGAGAGTGAATCTTGGGGGTATTACCTGCGATGGTCAGGATTATTACAATCAGGAAGCACATATGAACTCCGTGTTTATGCCGAAAACGCGTAAAGTACAATACCTTGGTTTCTTCAATACTGGAGCTTATCAGGAAGTACTGAGTGGGTATGGTGGAATTCATCACTGTCTGTTGCCAAGCCCTAAACATGTGATTATCCGTCGCAACCGTGACGAGACGTTCAACTTTGAAGTATTTGGAGAAGAGCAAAACAGTAAGCAAGTATTAAAGATCCTGGGTTACACCTAG
- a CDS encoding Hsp20/alpha crystallin family protein: MTLVNFNNRTRSHAPYFNNVFDSLFSEALNKNYTINKVPGVNILESETEYTIELAAPGLEKSDFQINLKKDTLSVWAEKKVADGEVKKNYSRKEFDYLSFARSFTLPESVDAEKISAEYVNGILTIAIGKKVEVKEENKEIKVL; encoded by the coding sequence ATGACATTAGTAAATTTTAACAATCGTACAAGAAGCCACGCACCTTACTTTAACAATGTTTTTGACTCTTTGTTCAGTGAAGCGCTAAATAAAAATTATACTATTAATAAAGTTCCCGGTGTGAATATTTTAGAATCGGAAACTGAATATACGATCGAATTGGCGGCACCTGGTTTAGAGAAAAGCGATTTTCAGATCAACTTGAAAAAAGATACGCTTTCTGTTTGGGCAGAGAAAAAAGTTGCTGATGGTGAGGTAAAGAAAAATTACAGTAGAAAAGAGTTTGATTATTTGTCTTTTGCAAGGTCGTTTACGCTTCCTGAAAGTGTAGATGCGGAAAAGATATCTGCTGAATATGTGAATGGGATATTAACTATTGCAATTGGCAAAAAGGTTGAGGTGAAGGAAGAAAATAAAGAGATTAAAGTTTTGTAA
- a CDS encoding acyl-CoA thioesterase — protein MIFKTFWRTKTKQTDKKSVTVGTLDSFKYKTQIETRFADFDMLGHVNNAVYFTYLEIARTKYWNSAISWNWKETGVVIAQASMDYISPILIEDKVSIYVRTSRIGNTSFDLDYTIVKHVLGKEEICTKGKTVCVSFSHTSKKAIPIPESEKAKMVAFEQL, from the coding sequence ATGATATTTAAGACATTTTGGCGCACAAAAACAAAACAGACAGACAAAAAGTCAGTAACAGTAGGAACTTTAGACAGTTTCAAATATAAAACGCAGATTGAAACCCGGTTTGCAGATTTCGACATGCTCGGCCATGTGAACAATGCAGTTTACTTTACTTATCTTGAAATTGCGCGTACAAAATACTGGAATAGCGCTATATCCTGGAACTGGAAAGAAACAGGCGTAGTCATTGCACAAGCCTCTATGGACTATATCAGCCCAATATTAATAGAAGATAAAGTAAGTATATATGTGCGGACTTCCAGAATTGGGAACACCAGTTTTGATCTCGATTATACGATCGTTAAACACGTTCTGGGTAAAGAAGAAATCTGTACTAAAGGAAAAACCGTTTGTGTATCCTTTTCACATACCAGTAAAAAAGCAATTCCTATCCCTGAAAGTGAAAAAGCAAAAATGGTTGCTTTCGAACAATTGTAA